In a single window of the Littorina saxatilis isolate snail1 linkage group LG5, US_GU_Lsax_2.0, whole genome shotgun sequence genome:
- the LOC138967592 gene encoding DNA ligase 4-like, producing MTDASTDSDKVVAAKVPFAELCGLLEKLSKTQGNDKKKRVLGDFVDSWRRLHNETHTDDADTTTDSFYPAMRLLLPHLERERVAYGIKETGLARLMIKVLCLGKDSPDAQRLLNYRAVKTARGDAGDFASMAYFVLKPRCPQRGTLTIQQVNDTLDAIASNNAAKKKSAVEDSILYLLKNLSALEQKWLVRMIVKELKVGLSQASVLSVYHQDAEDLFNVNNNLEKVCRLLRDPATRMHEIGVSVFSPFTPMLGDRAAPDKIEKIMEGRPYFIETKLDGERVLLHKKGDEYKYFSRSGNEYTNVFGATPFDGTLTPYIANCFKPDVDTCIIDGEMLGYHAASKTFGTKGEQFDIKSPNVAEAKGYQPCVMVFDVLLYNDRVLTNLPLRERLTYLDKVVTPVEGRIQLSEHKEAHSNQDCVEALNDAIDGREEGIMVKDPETPYRPNVRKGGWFKIKPEYIGGLMDELDLLILGGFFGEGHRGGMMSHFLCGVAVPTEDGSEPKVFHSFCKVGSGYTKKQLAEFNQRMADHWQAFDKRRPPQCIQLASGFKEKPDAWIEPDKSCIVQVKAAEIIASERFKVGCTLRFPRVEMIRDDKPWHQCMTTADIEDLRQKSGGKLTGGRMELGEDGEGEGAPTKKKRRIVQRAVQPQLMSRFRGADVSDVEQVSQVLSGKEVCVINGPADLTKQQIERKVKEMGGEFVQNPGSSTTFVLAEKVAVKVANLIKTDKYDIVKVTWFRRVLDAGHWIPWTPGDMIHTSPATRKQFQQDYDQYGDSFTEDVTEEQLKHIFSTMGKEGQGVATVTAEEIAELEEEYFPDESPYGLFRTCRIYMDSNLVIGDDSTHLPTSTLDLLALEIRFFGATLANELDEQVSHVIVDQKDLSRLEELKAVRRGRKKKFHIVTEKWVRACMEEGGLYPEKTFEL from the exons ATGACCGACGCGTCCACGGACAGTGATAAGGTGGTGGCAGCTAAAGTCCCGTTTGCAGAGTTGTGTGGATTGCTTGAGAAGCTGTCCAAAACACAAGGCAACGACAAGAAGAAGCGAGTACTTGGAGACTTTGTGGACAGCTGGCGACGTCTGCACAATGAAACGCACACTGATGATGCTGACACCACA ACAGACTCGTTCTACCCAGCAATGAGACTGTTGCTGCCACACCTTGAAAGAGAACGAGTGGCATACGGAATTAAAGAG ACTGGCTTAGCGCGGTTGATGATAAAAGTGTTGTGCCTTGGCAAGGACAGTCCTGACGCACAGCGACTGCTCAACTACCGGGCCGTCAAAACAGCTCGTGGG GATGCGGGTGACTTTGCCAGCATGGCATACTTTGTGCTGAAACCTCGCTGCCCTCAGCGTGGCACCCTGACCATCCAGCAGGTGAACGACACCCTGGATGCCATCGCCTCAAACAATGCTGCCAAGAAAAAGTCGGCTGTGGAAGACAGCATCCTCTACTTGCTGAAGAATCTGTCGGCTCTGGAGCAGAAATGGCTGGTTCGCATGATTGTCAAG GAACTGAAAGTTGGTCTGAGCCAGGCGTCAGTGCTGTCGGTTTACCACCAAGATGCTGAGGACTTGTTCAATGTCAACAATAACCTGGAAAAG GTGTGTCGTCTGCTCCGAGATCCTGCCACACGCATGCATGAGATTGGCGTGTCTGTTTTCTCCCCTTTCACACCCATGTTGGGCGACCGAGCAGCTCCTGATAAG ATAGAGAAGATCATGGAGGGACGTCCGTACTTCATTGAGACCAAGCTTGACGGTGAGAGGGTGTTGCTGCACAAGAAGGGGGATGAGTACAAGTACTTTTCACGCAG TGGCAACGAGTACACCAATGTGTTTGGTGCCACGCCGTTTGACGGAACTCTGACCCCGTACATCGCCAACTGCTTCAAGCCGGACGTGGACACCTGTATCATCGATGGGGAGATGCTGGGATACCACGCTGCATCCAAAACTTTTG GCACCAAGGGGGAACAATTCGACATCAAGTCACCTAACGTGGCCGAGGCCAAAGGTTATCAGCCTTGTGTGATGGTGTTTGACGTGCTGCTGTACAACGACCGCGTGCTAACGAATCTGCCGCTGCGTGAGCGCTTGACGTACCTGGACAAAGTCGTTACACCTGTTGAGGGGAGGATACAGCTGAGTGAGCACAAGGAGGCTCATTCAAA CCAGGATTGTGTCGAAGCGCTGAATGACGCCATCGATGGCCGAGAAGAAGGCATTATGGTTAAGGACCCTGAGACTCCGTACCGACCAAACGTGCGTAAAGGGGGCTGGTTCAAGATCAAACCAGAATACATCGGAGGCCTCATGGATGAGTTGGATCTTCTCATCCTAGGCGGCTTCTTCGGTGAGGGTCACCGTGGTGGCATGATGTCGCATTTCCTGTGTGGCGTTGCCGTGCCAACTGAAGACGGCAGTGAACCTAAAGTGTTTCACTCATTTTGCAAG GTAGGGTCAGGGTACACCAAGAAACAGCTGGCGGAGTTCAACCAGCGAATGGCCGACCACTGGCAGGCGTTTGACAAGCGACGGCCCCCCCAGTGCATCCAGCTGGCATCAGGCTTCAAAGAAAAACCCGACGCTTGGATTGAACCTGACAAATCTTGTATTGTTCAG GTGAAAGCTGCCGAGATTATTGCGAGTGAGCGATTCAAGGTGGGCTGCACTCTGCGATTCCCTCGCGTGGAGATGATCCGTGACGACAAACCCTGGCACCAGTGCATGACCACCGCTGATATCGAGGACCTCAGGCAG AAATCCGGCGGCAAACTAACAGGGGGCCGCATGGAACTGGGAGAGGacggagagggggagggggcgccCACCAAGAAGAAACGCCGCATTGTGCAGCGAGCAGTGCAGCCTCAGCTCATGTCTCGATTCAGAGGGGCTGACGTCTCCGATGTGGAACAG GTATCTCAGGTGCTGTCAGGCAAAGAGGTGTGCGTGATCAACGGCCCCGCAGACCTGACCAAGCAGCAGATAGAGAGGAAAGTGAAGGAGATGGGGGGAGAGTTTGTACAGAATCCTG GGAGCTCAACCACTTTCGTGCTGGCGGAGAAAGTGGCGGTAAAGGTCGCCAATCTGATTAAGACAGACAAGTACGACATTGTCAAAGTCACTTGGTTCCGCAGAGTGCTGGATGCTGGTCACTGGATTCCATG GACTCCTGGTGATATGATTCACACCTCACCGGCCACACGCAAACAGTTCCAGCAGGACTATGATCAATACGGCGACAGCTTCACGGAAGATGTGACGGAAGAGCAGCTCAAACATATCTTCAGTACTATGGGCAAG GAGGGGCAGGGAGTGGCGACAGTGACGGCGGAGGAAATAGCAGAGCTGGAAGAGGAGTATTTCCCTGATGAATCGCCTTATGGACTCTTTCGCACTTGCAG GATATACATGGATTCGAACCTGGTGATTGGCGATGACAGCACACACCTCCCCACCTCCACTCTGGACCTCCTGGCCCTGGAAATACGTTTCTTTGGCGCCACGCTGGCTAATGAGCTGGACGAACAGGTGTCCCATGTCATCGTCGATCAAAA AGACCTAAGCCGACTGGAAGAGCTGAAAGCGGTGAGGCGCGGCAGGAAGAAGAAATTCCACATCGTCACAGAGAAGTGGGTCCGGGCATGCATGGAGGAGGGCGGCTTGTACCCAGAAAAGACCTTTGAACTCTGA